In Halorussus limi, a genomic segment contains:
- a CDS encoding HNH endonuclease: MSTTQPTSTTTESSTDTTEPKYRDEEFLREAYCEKGLSQREIAARCGCSRGAIRHHMDKFDISPRSTRSPSDRPANFDTKENGYERWRCQAGETDDYVYVHRLLATLKVDDLSELEGMHVHHKDGHPFDNRPDNIEVVSPAEHRQKHADDEPLKAEQ, translated from the coding sequence ATGTCCACGACGCAACCCACCTCCACGACGACCGAGAGCAGTACTGACACGACCGAACCGAAGTACCGCGACGAGGAGTTCCTGCGCGAAGCCTACTGCGAGAAGGGTCTCAGCCAGCGTGAGATTGCCGCGCGATGCGGCTGTAGTCGCGGGGCAATTCGTCACCACATGGACAAGTTCGACATCTCGCCGCGCTCGACGCGCTCGCCGTCCGACCGTCCCGCCAATTTTGACACGAAAGAGAATGGTTACGAACGGTGGCGGTGTCAGGCTGGCGAAACGGACGACTACGTGTACGTTCACCGCTTACTCGCCACGCTCAAGGTGGACGACCTGAGCGAACTCGAAGGTATGCACGTCCATCACAAGGACGGCCATCCGTTCGACAATCGCCCTGACAACATCGAGGTCGTCAGTCCTGCCGAGCATCGCCAGAAGCACGCCGACGACGAACCCCTCAAAGCCGAGCAGTAA
- a CDS encoding tyrosine-type recombinase/integrase — protein sequence MDSDTAISLFHNRQTNKKADSTANRYTQVVQDFAEWLENPGEKDYDPNLHDREPKSIWEATTGYVEVFLEQLLQNGGYTGGSIGVRETALSVFYQELEEIDRDPRIDEDLPSTENPIEDLDLSDWESLKNGTKKKQEAKGPTYLEPDEIRELANNVPSPIPRNDLIVRLLYHTGLRRGELVNIQLDDLDTERRTIDVHAEKTHQNRTVRYQSSLDTAMTRWLNVERKALATAGSDYLFPTSHSERIDPNHVNRMIKKAADNAGLQKYLYTDAQDNDHDRITAHVIRHSYAVQCIKNGMDTRRLQKLMGHSKIETTEKYLQFTDKDLLDAARTYGAGTELGQ from the coding sequence ATGGATAGCGATACCGCCATTTCCCTGTTCCACAACCGGCAGACCAACAAGAAGGCCGACAGCACCGCCAACCGCTATACGCAAGTCGTGCAGGACTTCGCTGAGTGGCTGGAGAACCCCGGCGAGAAGGACTATGACCCAAACCTGCATGACCGAGAACCGAAGTCGATTTGGGAGGCTACGACCGGCTACGTCGAAGTCTTTCTTGAACAACTGCTACAGAATGGCGGCTATACAGGCGGCAGTATCGGGGTTCGGGAAACCGCCCTGTCCGTATTCTATCAGGAGCTTGAGGAGATTGACCGAGACCCCCGCATTGACGAAGACCTACCCTCAACCGAGAACCCCATTGAAGACCTTGACCTGTCAGATTGGGAGTCATTGAAGAACGGGACGAAGAAAAAGCAAGAGGCGAAAGGCCCGACGTACCTCGAACCCGACGAAATCAGGGAGTTGGCAAACAACGTCCCGTCGCCAATTCCCCGCAACGACCTGATAGTTCGACTGCTGTATCATACCGGGCTTCGGCGGGGCGAACTCGTCAACATCCAGCTTGACGACTTGGACACCGAACGGCGCACTATCGACGTACACGCCGAGAAGACCCACCAGAACCGCACCGTGCGCTATCAGTCGTCGCTCGATACGGCCATGACTCGGTGGCTGAACGTCGAACGTAAGGCCCTCGCAACTGCCGGGAGCGACTACCTGTTTCCCACCAGTCACTCGGAGCGCATTGACCCAAATCACGTCAACCGGATGATAAAGAAGGCCGCCGACAACGCCGGGCTACAGAAATACCTCTACACCGACGCGCAGGACAACGACCACGACAGAATCACGGCGCACGTTATCCGGCATAGCTACGCCGTGCAATGCATCAAAAACGGGATGGACACGCGGCGACTCCAGAAGCTCATGGGTCACTCGAAAATCGAGACGACCGAGAAATACCTTCAGTTCACCGACAAAGACCTGCTCGACGCCGCGCGAACCTACGGCGCAGGGACCGAACTGGGGCAGTAG
- a CDS encoding NADH:flavin oxidoreductase/NADH oxidase — protein sequence MCQYSCDRDGLATDWHEVHLGSRATGGAGIVMTEATAVEPRGRITPHDLGIWSDDHADALAPVAEFISERGATPAIQLAHAGRKASKTRPWDGSVPLQPDEGGWETVAPSADPYPYEEGEARTRKMDRDDIEAVTDAFVAGAERALDAGFEIAEVHAAHGYLLHEFLSPVTNHRDDEYGGDFESRTRLVREVTAAVREVWPGDKPVFVRVSATDWLPDRESWTVEDTARLAPLLAEAGADLVDVSAGGTHPDQQVPQTGPNYQVRYAERVGEATEALVGAVGGITEPKQADALIRNDRADLAIVGREHLRDPYFALHAAEELGATDRVEWPVQYRRAAE from the coding sequence TTGTGCCAGTACTCCTGCGACCGCGACGGACTCGCCACCGACTGGCACGAGGTCCACCTCGGGAGTCGGGCCACCGGCGGCGCCGGCATCGTGATGACCGAGGCGACCGCGGTCGAACCTCGGGGCCGCATCACGCCCCACGACTTGGGTATCTGGAGCGACGACCACGCCGACGCCCTCGCACCGGTCGCCGAGTTCATCTCGGAGCGGGGCGCGACGCCCGCCATCCAACTCGCCCACGCGGGTCGGAAGGCCAGCAAGACCCGGCCGTGGGACGGCAGCGTTCCGCTGCAACCGGACGAAGGCGGCTGGGAGACCGTGGCACCGAGCGCCGACCCCTACCCCTACGAGGAGGGCGAGGCGCGGACCCGGAAGATGGACCGCGACGACATCGAGGCGGTCACGGACGCCTTCGTCGCCGGGGCCGAGCGCGCGCTCGACGCGGGCTTCGAAATCGCGGAGGTCCACGCCGCGCACGGCTACCTGCTCCACGAGTTCCTCTCGCCGGTGACGAACCACCGCGACGACGAGTACGGCGGCGACTTCGAGTCGAGAACCCGACTCGTCCGCGAGGTCACCGCCGCCGTCCGGGAGGTCTGGCCGGGCGACAAGCCCGTCTTCGTCCGGGTCTCGGCGACCGACTGGTTGCCCGACCGCGAGTCGTGGACCGTCGAGGACACCGCCAGACTCGCGCCGCTGCTCGCCGAGGCGGGTGCCGACCTCGTGGACGTGAGCGCCGGCGGCACCCACCCCGACCAGCAGGTCCCCCAGACGGGACCGAACTATCAGGTCCGGTACGCCGAGCGCGTCGGCGAGGCGACCGAGGCGCTGGTCGGCGCTGTCGGCGGAATCACCGAACCCAAGCAGGCCGACGCGCTGATTCGCAACGACCGCGCCGACCTCGCCATCGTCGGCCGGGAACACCTCCGGGACCCGTACTTCGCGCTCCACGCCGCCGAGGAGTTGGGCGCGACCGACCGCGTGGAATGGCCGGTCCAGTACCGGCGCGCGGCGGAGTAG
- a CDS encoding GNAT family N-acetyltransferase has protein sequence MDYRPLPDDRKTQFRDYVQYAFSPEDGPQDEYERDLDEQPGEERALFDGDEMLCVCVHYWFRTSLRGQRFEMPGLSAVASPPQHRRQGNVARLLGESLAEYRERGDFLTALWAFEHPFYERQGWGLANKWLRYECDPGALSFARDSPLAGGEFRKLDEDDYDRLDPVLAAANEEYELTVERTEDWWRERVFSGWRGDPYVYGWKRDGDLRGYLVYRVEDEDEGKRLHVSEFAAADRAARLNCLRFLANHDSQVETVTVYAPPETALLDEVPDPADLDCEVKAGPMARIVDVPAALEALDYPDDLDAEFTVAVEDPLADWNDDAFRVAVADGRATCERVRDGGDADVAASVSALSQVYVGYHSVGDAETFADLDARTPEARDALAAMLPETEVFLSEAF, from the coding sequence ATGGACTATCGGCCCCTTCCGGACGACCGGAAGACCCAGTTTCGGGACTACGTGCAGTACGCCTTCAGCCCCGAGGACGGCCCGCAGGACGAGTACGAGCGGGACCTCGACGAGCAACCCGGCGAGGAGCGTGCGCTGTTCGACGGCGACGAGATGCTCTGTGTCTGCGTCCACTACTGGTTTCGGACCTCGCTTCGGGGCCAGCGGTTCGAGATGCCCGGCCTGTCGGCGGTGGCGTCGCCGCCGCAACACCGACGGCAGGGGAACGTCGCCCGTCTGCTGGGCGAGTCGCTGGCGGAGTACCGCGAGCGCGGCGACTTCCTGACCGCGCTCTGGGCGTTCGAGCATCCCTTCTACGAGCGACAGGGCTGGGGGCTGGCGAACAAGTGGCTCCGCTACGAGTGCGACCCGGGCGCGCTCTCGTTCGCCAGAGACTCCCCGCTCGCCGGCGGCGAGTTCCGGAAACTGGACGAGGACGATTACGACCGCCTCGACCCGGTTCTGGCCGCGGCGAACGAGGAGTACGAACTCACCGTCGAGCGCACCGAGGACTGGTGGCGCGAGCGCGTCTTCAGCGGATGGCGCGGCGACCCCTACGTCTACGGCTGGAAGCGCGACGGCGACCTGCGGGGGTATCTGGTCTACCGCGTCGAAGACGAGGACGAGGGCAAGCGCCTCCACGTCAGCGAGTTCGCCGCGGCGGACCGCGCGGCCCGCCTCAACTGCCTGCGATTCCTCGCCAACCACGACTCGCAGGTCGAGACCGTCACCGTCTACGCCCCGCCGGAGACCGCTCTTCTCGACGAAGTGCCGGACCCCGCGGACCTCGACTGCGAGGTGAAGGCCGGACCGATGGCCCGCATCGTGGACGTTCCGGCCGCGCTCGAGGCGCTGGACTACCCGGACGACCTCGACGCCGAGTTCACCGTCGCGGTCGAGGACCCCCTCGCGGACTGGAACGACGACGCCTTCCGGGTCGCCGTCGCGGACGGCCGCGCGACCTGCGAGCGGGTCCGCGACGGGGGAGACGCGGACGTAGCCGCTTCCGTGAGCGCGCTCTCGCAGGTCTACGTCGGCTATCACTCGGTCGGCGACGCCGAGACGTTCGCGGACCTCGACGCGCGGACGCCGGAGGCCCGCGACGCGCTCGCGGCGATGCTCCCCGAGACGGAGGTCTTCCTGAGCGAGGCGTTCTGA
- a CDS encoding DUF7547 family protein: protein MRDDRDDRRDAGDRPTPDDRDPERIDERVEDLEARVRELRTELGRPPEGPLGLPRPPTPREVLSFTGEYAIPTAIAMLEANVRALKALQQVIRLLDPERSVVGEERDRLQGRAADASRLTLDRLESALEDVETTIRESDLPREDAARDILEDARRINREIRDRVERERQEVDESRRRERDIDRERGRDGQRGRDERPSDDERSDGDADLQGGTTIELTDESEDSEDEGDAADASKDDRAEVDVEAELESIKDEMERRRNADGASPADASAGDATAAGEDGDDERADGSSTDAGDSTADGADASGSDADGSDADDDA, encoded by the coding sequence ATGAGAGACGACCGCGACGACCGACGCGACGCGGGCGACCGGCCGACCCCCGACGACCGGGACCCCGAACGAATCGACGAGCGAGTCGAGGACCTCGAAGCGCGGGTCAGGGAACTCCGGACCGAACTCGGCCGCCCGCCGGAGGGACCGCTCGGCCTGCCGCGCCCGCCGACGCCCCGCGAGGTGCTGTCGTTCACCGGCGAGTACGCGATTCCGACCGCCATCGCCATGCTGGAGGCCAACGTCCGGGCGCTGAAGGCGCTCCAGCAGGTCATCCGCCTGCTCGACCCCGAGCGTAGCGTCGTCGGCGAGGAGCGCGACCGACTTCAGGGTCGGGCGGCCGACGCCAGTCGCCTCACTCTCGACCGCCTCGAATCGGCGCTCGAAGACGTGGAGACGACGATTCGAGAGAGCGACCTCCCCCGCGAGGACGCGGCGCGCGACATCCTCGAAGACGCCCGGCGAATCAACCGCGAGATTCGCGACCGGGTCGAGCGCGAGCGACAGGAGGTAGACGAGTCCCGGCGGCGCGAGCGGGACATCGACCGCGAGCGAGGCCGCGACGGCCAACGGGGGCGCGACGAGCGACCCTCCGACGACGAGCGGTCTGACGGCGACGCCGACCTGCAGGGCGGGACGACCATCGAACTCACCGACGAGAGCGAGGACTCGGAAGACGAGGGCGACGCTGCGGACGCATCGAAGGACGACCGGGCCGAGGTGGACGTGGAGGCCGAACTCGAATCCATCAAGGACGAGATGGAGCGGCGCCGGAACGCGGACGGTGCGTCTCCGGCGGACGCGTCCGCCGGAGACGCGACTGCGGCGGGCGAGGACGGCGACGACGAACGAGCGGACGGTTCAAGCACCGACGCGGGCGACTCTACTGCCGACGGCGCCGACGCCAGCGGTTCCGATGCGGACGGTTCCGACGCGGACGACGACGCGTAG
- a CDS encoding metal-dependent hydrolase, whose product MFPPGHYGLALALYAVVGYALLSRGYVRDALSGGGVVLSYALLPDLDGRFEFLVHRGVTHTLWFAVAVGGLCVLVVASSLLARPRREALRGALWAFFLGSFAVVTHLLADLVNPWGVMPIYPVSPALYSLDLVRATNDAANYAMLAFGVGCATAAWVAGRAPTADPSLVRRLYRRLRRGGGAAE is encoded by the coding sequence ATGTTCCCGCCGGGCCACTACGGGTTGGCGCTCGCGCTCTACGCGGTGGTCGGGTACGCCCTACTCTCGCGGGGGTACGTCCGCGACGCGCTCTCTGGCGGCGGCGTCGTCCTCTCGTACGCGCTGCTTCCCGACTTGGACGGCCGGTTCGAGTTTCTGGTCCACCGCGGCGTGACCCACACCCTCTGGTTCGCCGTGGCGGTCGGCGGTCTCTGCGTGCTGGTCGTCGCCTCGTCGCTCCTCGCCCGACCGCGGCGCGAAGCGCTCCGGGGGGCGCTCTGGGCGTTCTTCCTCGGGAGTTTCGCGGTCGTCACCCACCTCCTCGCGGACCTCGTCAACCCGTGGGGCGTGATGCCGATTTACCCCGTTTCGCCCGCGCTCTACTCGCTGGACCTCGTGCGCGCGACCAACGACGCCGCCAACTACGCGATGCTCGCGTTCGGCGTCGGATGCGCGACGGCGGCGTGGGTCGCGGGCCGCGCCCCGACGGCCGACCCGTCGCTGGTCCGGCGACTGTACCGCAGACTTCGGCGCGGAGGCGGAGCGGCCGAGTAG
- a CDS encoding Sec-independent protein translocase subunit TatA/TatB, translating to MIPTPLFGPVPGGMEMMVILLVAVLLFGANKLPKLARSTGQAMGEFKKGREDIERDIRESAAVAERDEATDDALEDETANV from the coding sequence ATGATTCCGACACCGCTGTTCGGTCCCGTGCCGGGCGGGATGGAGATGATGGTAATCCTGCTGGTCGCCGTCCTGCTGTTCGGCGCGAACAAACTCCCAAAACTCGCGCGCTCGACCGGGCAAGCGATGGGCGAGTTCAAGAAGGGCCGCGAGGACATCGAACGAGACATCCGGGAGTCGGCCGCAGTCGCAGAGCGCGACGAGGCGACCGACGATGCGCTCGAAGACGAGACGGCCAACGTCTGA
- a CDS encoding MaoC/PaaZ C-terminal domain-containing protein, with protein MSPPEEGDTRTFQRTFTPEDVRQFADVSGDEQPRHLEPDDDGRLLVHGLLTATMPTKIGADLEVLGRSMTFDFRKPVYTGETLTCEMTVEAVDEQTDRYDLSAAVTCENEDGETVLTGTVEGLVWK; from the coding sequence ATGTCACCCCCCGAAGAAGGCGACACCCGGACCTTCCAGCGCACCTTCACGCCCGAGGACGTGCGGCAGTTCGCCGACGTCTCGGGCGACGAGCAACCCCGTCACCTCGAACCCGACGACGACGGCCGACTGCTGGTCCACGGCCTGCTCACGGCGACGATGCCGACCAAAATCGGGGCCGACTTGGAAGTCCTCGGGCGCTCGATGACCTTCGACTTCCGAAAGCCGGTCTATACCGGGGAGACGCTGACCTGCGAGATGACCGTCGAGGCCGTCGATGAGCAGACCGACCGCTACGACCTCTCGGCGGCCGTCACCTGCGAGAACGAGGACGGCGAGACGGTTCTGACCGGCACCGTCGAGGGACTGGTCTGGAAGTAG
- a CDS encoding helix-turn-helix transcriptional regulator has translation MSPRTIEPTLDAIRVFANSANSVRVFEALTDGPTTSRDLAERTGASRSTVARILDEGESREWIRSEGSRYELTDLGSVMIREFRDYVRTLEGVQHLGEAVHWLPSPARSLDFRHFCDADVITPTRPDPSEPYDYVAEAIRTATELRSLVELAMRRYVEIIDDRSEAGQLDAQVVLEASWFDHLGAESEQVPLWRRRAERNGVWKYEGDVPINLHIFDEQVVLWLGDRVGDERMVRGVLATENPTVESWAESLYEEYRAASEPLDPETLPGA, from the coding sequence ATGTCACCACGAACCATCGAGCCGACGCTGGACGCGATTCGAGTGTTCGCAAACTCGGCGAACAGCGTACGGGTGTTCGAAGCGCTCACCGACGGGCCGACGACGAGCAGGGACCTCGCCGAGCGAACGGGGGCCTCGCGCTCGACGGTCGCTCGAATACTGGACGAGGGCGAATCGCGCGAGTGGATACGCTCGGAGGGGAGCCGATACGAACTCACGGACCTCGGGTCGGTCATGATACGCGAGTTCCGCGACTACGTGCGGACGCTCGAAGGCGTCCAACACCTCGGAGAGGCCGTCCACTGGCTCCCGTCGCCCGCTCGCTCGCTCGACTTCCGCCACTTCTGTGACGCCGACGTAATCACGCCGACTCGCCCTGACCCGTCAGAGCCGTACGACTACGTTGCCGAGGCAATTCGCACGGCGACCGAGTTGCGCTCGCTCGTGGAACTCGCCATGCGACGGTACGTGGAGATAATCGACGACCGGTCAGAAGCGGGACAGTTGGACGCGCAGGTCGTACTGGAAGCCAGTTGGTTCGACCACCTCGGCGCGGAGTCGGAACAGGTTCCGCTCTGGCGGCGGCGAGCGGAGCGGAACGGGGTCTGGAAGTACGAGGGCGACGTTCCGATCAATCTCCACATCTTCGACGAACAGGTGGTGTTGTGGCTGGGCGACCGAGTCGGGGACGAACGGATGGTACGGGGAGTGTTAGCCACCGAGAACCCGACCGTCGAGTCGTGGGCCGAATCGCTCTACGAGGAGTATCGGGCCGCGTCCGAACCGCTCGACCCGGAAACTCTCCCCGGGGCGTGA
- a CDS encoding Zn-ribbon domain-containing OB-fold protein: protein MTLNAYRCPNGHVTYPGHELCPECGEEQSDEIDLSDETAEVVTWTTNTATPPGVRQPNSLAVVEFEVDGESVRAIGQLAEDTEVEIGDEVRPVYAEELRDPDAGIREKESQEWDGYRFESV from the coding sequence ATGACGCTGAACGCCTACCGATGCCCGAACGGGCACGTGACCTATCCGGGCCACGAACTGTGTCCCGAGTGCGGCGAGGAACAGTCTGACGAAATCGACCTGAGCGACGAGACGGCGGAGGTCGTGACGTGGACGACGAACACCGCGACCCCGCCGGGCGTCCGGCAACCCAACTCGCTGGCCGTCGTGGAGTTCGAAGTGGACGGCGAGTCGGTCCGCGCCATCGGACAACTGGCCGAGGACACCGAGGTCGAAATCGGCGACGAGGTGCGGCCGGTCTACGCCGAGGAGTTGCGCGACCCCGACGCTGGGATTCGGGAGAAGGAGAGCCAAGAGTGGGATGGGTATCGGTTCGAATCCGTCTGA
- a CDS encoding thiolase C-terminal domain-containing protein: MDRVAIIGASMTEFGEREEWLRELLAQAGRECLADAGVAPDEVDHLYVSNMASGEFEGQTGVPNALAHDLGALPAYTQRVDQTSASGGAGVYAAWQSVASGASEMTLLVGGEKMTHKTTAEATDVIASLTHPVEYKHGVTLPSFAGLTARRYLHEYDAPRESLAKVAVKNHRNGLDNPHAQFRKEVDLETVMESPIVADPLRLYDFCPITDGSAGLLFCPESVAEEYVPESEYTVISGIGGATDTHVVHERDDPTVMGGAVESSDDAYEMADLDPEDVDVAELHDMFTILEFLQSEAVGFFEQGEGWKAVEEGVTDRDGELPVNTSGGLKSKGHPLGASGVAQVYELHRQLLGDAGDRQVDCEVGLACNVGGFGNCVTTTILEEP; the protein is encoded by the coding sequence ATGGACCGAGTCGCAATCATCGGAGCCTCGATGACCGAGTTCGGGGAGCGCGAGGAGTGGTTGCGCGAGTTGCTCGCGCAGGCGGGCCGCGAGTGCCTCGCCGACGCCGGCGTCGCTCCCGACGAGGTCGACCACCTGTACGTCTCGAACATGGCCAGCGGCGAGTTCGAGGGCCAGACCGGCGTGCCGAACGCGCTGGCCCACGACCTCGGCGCGTTGCCGGCCTACACCCAGCGCGTGGACCAGACCAGCGCCTCCGGCGGCGCCGGCGTCTACGCCGCGTGGCAGTCGGTCGCCTCGGGAGCGAGCGAGATGACCCTGCTGGTCGGGGGCGAGAAGATGACCCACAAGACGACCGCGGAGGCGACCGACGTCATCGCGTCGCTCACTCACCCCGTCGAGTACAAGCACGGCGTGACCCTGCCGAGTTTCGCGGGCCTCACGGCGCGTCGGTACCTCCACGAGTACGACGCGCCCCGCGAGAGTCTGGCGAAGGTCGCGGTGAAGAACCACCGGAACGGACTCGACAACCCCCACGCCCAGTTCCGCAAGGAAGTGGACTTAGAGACCGTCATGGAGTCGCCCATCGTGGCCGACCCCCTGCGACTCTACGACTTCTGTCCCATCACCGACGGGAGCGCGGGCCTGCTGTTCTGCCCCGAGTCCGTGGCCGAGGAGTACGTCCCCGAGAGCGAGTACACCGTGATTTCGGGCATCGGCGGCGCGACCGACACCCACGTCGTCCACGAGCGAGACGACCCCACCGTGATGGGCGGTGCCGTCGAGAGTTCCGACGACGCCTACGAGATGGCCGACTTGGACCCCGAGGACGTGGACGTGGCGGAACTCCACGACATGTTCACCATCCTCGAGTTCCTCCAGAGCGAGGCCGTCGGCTTCTTCGAGCAGGGAGAAGGGTGGAAGGCCGTCGAGGAGGGCGTCACGGACCGAGACGGCGAGTTGCCCGTCAACACCTCGGGCGGCCTGAAGTCGAAGGGCCACCCGCTCGGCGCGAGCGGCGTCGCACAGGTGTACGAACTCCACCGGCAGTTGCTCGGCGACGCGGGCGACCGGCAGGTCGACTGCGAGGTCGGTCTCGCCTGCAACGTCGGCGGGTTCGGCAACTGCGTGACCACCACGATTCTGGAGGAACCCTGA
- the yciH gene encoding stress response translation initiation inhibitor YciH — MGEDKDISDVSGLPDELGIDEDLGRAEQQLTVRVEERTYGKAVTIVEGFDSTSVDVGDLASQLKSNLATGGTVDEGRIELQGDHRERAADLLRDEGFQVGG; from the coding sequence ATGGGGGAAGACAAAGACATCAGCGACGTTTCGGGGCTTCCGGACGAACTCGGCATCGACGAGGACCTCGGACGGGCCGAACAGCAACTCACGGTCCGCGTCGAGGAGCGGACCTACGGCAAAGCGGTGACTATCGTGGAGGGGTTCGACTCCACCTCGGTGGACGTAGGCGACCTCGCCTCGCAACTCAAGAGCAACCTCGCCACCGGCGGGACCGTCGACGAGGGCCGCATCGAACTACAGGGGGACCACCGCGAGCGCGCCGCCGACCTGCTCCGCGACGAAGGCTTTCAGGTCGGGGGGTAG
- a CDS encoding asparaginase, whose protein sequence is MLPQVHVVATGGTIASTPDEGGAAPSLDGEDLLVSVPNLASHADLGVESVSQVPGFDVDFGIMAEVAGRTRDAAAEGADAVVVTHGTDTMAETAYFLDLVCSLSVPVVVTGAQRRLDEPSSDAAANLLAAVRAATHSRVSEGVFLAFDDELHAARDVRKVHTHKLAAFASPNDGPVATLTRAGIRLHREPRSESVYLPVAGEDASVEEPDARVEMVVSAAGVDGAQVERAVESGVDGLVLAGTGLGNATGELGEAVADAIDAGVPVVLTSRCGAGTTGAVYGTAGGGQTLQDRGAIPGGDLAPWKARVKLALALDAVDDPEDVAQYFADSATAVRD, encoded by the coding sequence ATGCTCCCGCAAGTTCACGTCGTCGCGACCGGCGGCACCATCGCAAGCACGCCCGACGAGGGCGGGGCCGCACCGAGTCTCGACGGCGAAGACCTCCTCGTTTCGGTGCCGAACCTCGCGTCCCACGCCGACCTCGGCGTCGAGTCGGTCTCGCAGGTCCCGGGGTTCGACGTGGACTTCGGAATCATGGCGGAGGTCGCCGGGCGCACCCGCGATGCGGCCGCAGAGGGTGCAGACGCCGTCGTCGTAACCCACGGCACGGACACGATGGCCGAGACCGCGTACTTCCTCGATTTGGTCTGCTCGCTCTCGGTCCCGGTCGTCGTCACGGGCGCTCAGCGCCGACTCGACGAACCGAGTTCCGACGCGGCCGCGAACTTGCTCGCGGCCGTCCGCGCGGCCACCCACTCCCGGGTGAGCGAAGGCGTCTTCCTCGCGTTCGACGACGAACTCCACGCGGCCCGCGACGTGCGGAAGGTCCACACGCACAAACTCGCCGCGTTCGCCTCGCCGAACGACGGCCCGGTCGCCACGCTGACCCGCGCCGGGATTCGACTCCACCGCGAACCGCGGAGCGAGTCGGTTTACCTCCCGGTCGCGGGGGAGGACGCGTCGGTCGAGGAACCCGACGCTCGCGTCGAGATGGTCGTCTCGGCGGCGGGCGTGGACGGCGCGCAAGTCGAGCGCGCGGTCGAATCCGGTGTGGACGGTCTCGTCCTCGCGGGAACCGGTCTCGGGAACGCGACCGGCGAACTCGGCGAGGCCGTCGCGGACGCCATCGACGCGGGCGTCCCGGTCGTGTTGACCTCGCGGTGCGGCGCGGGAACCACCGGCGCGGTCTACGGCACCGCGGGCGGCGGTCAGACGCTACAGGACCGAGGTGCGATTCCCGGCGGCGACCTCGCGCCGTGGAAGGCGCGGGTGAAACTGGCGCTGGCGCTGGACGCGGTAGATGACCCGGAGGACGTGGCGCAGTACTTCGCCGATTCGGCGACGGCCGTGCGAGACTAA